The following proteins are encoded in a genomic region of Pelodictyon phaeoclathratiforme BU-1:
- a CDS encoding RNA polymerase sigma24 factor: protein MKKMKKSALDLLDNIYSLAYWMTGSEDVSSDLVYCTYLSASMESEERVLLKSFRECYVNRFGQYTDFCTGEKSDQCHLQPLDSLIPWAADMKLSVLLSEISGLKHLQIAEIVGKPVETVRLWLLWGRKILSLANQNPVVLGHLKAS, encoded by the coding sequence ATGAAAAAGATGAAAAAGAGTGCTCTTGATCTTCTCGATAATATATACTCTCTTGCATACTGGATGACGGGAAGCGAGGATGTATCAAGCGACCTGGTTTACTGTACTTACCTCTCTGCAAGTATGGAAAGCGAGGAAAGAGTTTTGCTCAAAAGCTTCCGTGAATGTTACGTAAACCGCTTTGGTCAATACACTGATTTCTGTACAGGTGAAAAGAGCGACCAGTGCCATCTGCAACCTCTCGATTCATTGATTCCTTGGGCAGCAGATATGAAACTCTCCGTTCTGTTGAGCGAAATATCTGGTCTGAAACATCTTCAGATAGCAGAGATTGTTGGAAAGCCAGTTGAAACCGTAAGACTGTGGCTGTTATGGGGAAGGAAAATCTTGTCTCTGGCAAATCAAAATCCAGTGGTTTTAGGGCACCTAAAGGCAAGTTAA
- the hisC gene encoding histidinol-phosphate transaminase codes for MKRDIQYLLNPALQNIATYRVEGGQQAEIKLNQNESPFDVPMWLKEEITGEFIKEPWNRYPDILPYRGMQVYADFLGISPDSVMMSNGSNEMLYTIFLACLGPGRKVLIPDPSFSLYEKIALLLQSQIVTVPMLPDLDFDLEAILRTAHDEAVDFIVISTPNNPTGKSLTFEEVRLIAQSSDAIVLVDEAYIEFSRQRSVLELIDELPNLVVLRTMSKAIALAGIRIGFALANPLLMAEIAKPKIPFASSRLAEITLSMVLANYSLVTDAVSYILHEREKLYTAMLTIDGVEPFVSDTNFLIIRVSDAGSVFQNLQSQGILVRNVSGYRLMENCLRFNVGLVDENQQLIAKLRQF; via the coding sequence ATGAAGAGAGATATACAGTACCTTCTTAATCCGGCATTACAGAATATTGCGACCTATCGGGTTGAGGGGGGACAGCAGGCTGAGATAAAGCTGAACCAGAACGAAAGTCCTTTTGATGTGCCGATGTGGCTCAAGGAGGAGATTACAGGAGAGTTTATCAAGGAACCCTGGAATCGGTATCCGGATATTCTTCCCTACAGGGGAATGCAGGTTTATGCGGATTTTCTTGGCATTTCGCCTGATTCCGTAATGATGAGCAACGGATCGAACGAAATGCTCTACACCATATTTCTTGCCTGTCTTGGACCTGGCAGGAAGGTGCTGATTCCTGACCCTTCATTTTCGCTGTACGAAAAAATTGCGCTACTTCTTCAGTCGCAGATTGTCACGGTTCCCATGCTTCCTGATCTTGATTTTGATCTGGAGGCAATTCTGCGTACTGCACATGATGAAGCTGTTGATTTTATTGTCATCTCCACACCGAACAATCCTACAGGAAAATCACTCACGTTTGAAGAGGTTCGTCTTATTGCACAATCTTCTGATGCCATCGTTCTGGTTGATGAGGCCTATATTGAGTTCTCACGGCAACGCTCTGTTCTTGAACTGATAGACGAACTGCCGAATCTTGTTGTGCTTCGGACTATGTCCAAAGCAATCGCTCTGGCAGGAATTCGTATTGGTTTTGCGCTTGCCAATCCTCTTCTGATGGCTGAAATCGCCAAACCGAAAATTCCTTTTGCATCAAGCAGACTTGCCGAGATAACACTTTCAATGGTGCTGGCAAATTACTCTCTTGTTACTGACGCTGTATCCTATATTCTACATGAACGGGAAAAGCTCTATACCGCAATGCTTACCATTGATGGTGTTGAGCCTTTTGTGAGTGATACTAATTTTTTGATTATCAGAGTCTCCGATGCGGGTTCCGTGTTTCAAAACCTTCAGAGCCAGGGTATTTTGGTGAGAAATGTTTCCGGTTACCGGCTCATGGAAAACTGCCTGAGATTTAATGTTGGTCTCGTTGATGAAAATCAGCAGCTCATTGCAAAACTGAGGCAGTTTTAG
- a CDS encoding RNA methyltransferase gives MQGFRKLSGIEMNRLSVEHYCQSPKHPLVLMLHNIRSMWNVGSMFRSADAARIEKIILSGYTATPPRKEIAKTALGAQDTVVWEYHADPLEAVCSMKREGVRICGLEITEGSRPYTAVNAGDFPICLVVGNEVDGLENEILDSCDDVLEIPQYGTKHSLNVAVAAGIALFELVHVFRRSV, from the coding sequence ATGCAGGGCTTCAGAAAATTATCCGGTATTGAGATGAACCGACTGAGTGTGGAGCATTATTGCCAGTCGCCAAAGCATCCTCTTGTCTTGATGCTCCATAATATTCGCAGTATGTGGAATGTCGGTTCGATGTTTCGTTCGGCTGATGCTGCAAGGATCGAAAAAATTATACTTTCTGGCTATACGGCAACTCCGCCAAGAAAAGAGATCGCCAAAACAGCTCTGGGAGCACAGGATACGGTTGTTTGGGAGTATCATGCCGATCCACTTGAGGCTGTTTGCAGCATGAAGCGAGAGGGTGTGAGAATTTGTGGATTGGAGATTACGGAGGGAAGTCGTCCCTACACGGCAGTGAATGCGGGGGATTTTCCAATCTGTCTTGTCGTCGGTAATGAAGTGGATGGTCTTGAAAATGAGATACTTGATTCATGTGATGATGTACTTGAAATCCCCCAATACGGGACCAAGCATTCGTTAAACGTCGCGGTTGCTGCTGGTATTGCTCTTTTTGAGTTGGTGCATGTTTTTAGAAGAAGTGTGTAA
- a CDS encoding alpha/beta fold hydrolase: MLHYKTYELDDPEAPWVVFVHGAGGSSSIWFMQIKEFIRHFNVLLVDLRGHGKSKSIVVPKDKHYYDFGDVTRDILEVLDTLNIQKAHFIGISLGTIIIRNLSEIAPGRVTSMIMGGAIIRLNVRAKVLVTLGNMFKRFVPYMWLYSFFAWIIMPSERHKRSRLLFVNEAKKVAQKEFMRWFTLTYEITPLLKYFEEKDTAIPTLYLMGDEDHMFLPAVRYIITKHTNSWLEVIGNSGHVCNVDQPKEFNSRAIHFLKSMSSVTSTEESVVRLAAC; the protein is encoded by the coding sequence ATGCTTCATTACAAGACATATGAGTTGGATGATCCGGAAGCTCCCTGGGTTGTTTTTGTTCACGGGGCTGGAGGCAGTTCTTCAATATGGTTTATGCAAATAAAAGAGTTCATCAGGCATTTTAATGTTCTGCTTGTTGATCTCCGCGGGCATGGCAAGTCGAAAAGCATTGTTGTTCCCAAAGATAAACACTATTACGACTTTGGGGATGTTACCCGTGATATTCTTGAGGTTCTCGACACTCTGAATATCCAGAAAGCACACTTCATCGGCATTTCACTCGGAACCATCATTATTCGTAATCTCAGCGAAATTGCTCCCGGCAGGGTCACTTCCATGATTATGGGTGGGGCTATCATAAGGTTGAATGTACGGGCAAAAGTGCTTGTTACCCTTGGAAACATGTTCAAGAGGTTCGTTCCCTACATGTGGCTTTACAGTTTTTTTGCGTGGATTATTATGCCAAGCGAGCGACATAAACGCTCAAGGTTGCTCTTTGTCAATGAAGCCAAGAAGGTGGCTCAGAAGGAGTTTATGCGCTGGTTCACATTGACCTATGAGATCACGCCACTGTTAAAATATTTTGAAGAGAAAGATACAGCAATTCCTACGCTCTACCTTATGGGTGACGAAGATCATATGTTTCTTCCTGCTGTTCGTTACATCATAACGAAACATACCAATTCGTGGCTTGAGGTGATCGGAAATTCCGGTCATGTCTGTAATGTCGATCAACCCAAGGAGTTTAATTCCCGCGCGATTCACTTTTTGAAAAGCATGTCGTCGGTCACCTCGACTGAAGAATCAGTAGTACGTTTGGCAGCCTGTTAG
- the pth gene encoding aminoacyl-tRNA hydrolase has translation MKLIVGLGNPESRYIGTRHNIGFSAVEKIAASFGANFSKGKGKSLEAKITHRGEQVIIIKPMTYMNLSGHAVVAAMNFYKIVRNDILIICDDLNLPSGTIRLRAKGSAGGQNGLKHIIESLGSEEFARLRIGIRVDETSLTSFSSFVLGKFSENEKVVMEKILPITSDAALDFTINGIEHAMNNYNKPVT, from the coding sequence ATGAAACTCATTGTGGGTCTCGGAAATCCTGAATCCCGGTACATCGGTACAAGGCACAACATCGGCTTCTCTGCTGTTGAAAAAATTGCTGCCTCTTTCGGGGCAAACTTCAGTAAGGGAAAGGGGAAATCCCTTGAAGCAAAAATCACACACAGAGGAGAGCAGGTCATCATAATTAAACCGATGACCTATATGAACCTCTCAGGGCACGCAGTCGTAGCGGCAATGAATTTTTACAAAATCGTGAGAAATGACATACTGATAATTTGTGATGACCTCAATCTTCCCTCAGGCACCATACGGCTCAGGGCAAAAGGGTCTGCGGGGGGACAGAACGGGCTGAAGCACATTATCGAATCGCTCGGAAGTGAAGAATTTGCCCGTTTGCGGATTGGTATCAGAGTTGACGAAACGTCATTAACCTCTTTTTCCTCTTTTGTACTCGGAAAATTCAGTGAAAATGAAAAGGTGGTCATGGAAAAAATACTGCCGATCACTAGCGATGCCGCTCTTGATTTTACAATCAACGGGATTGAACATGCCATGAACAACTACAACAAGCCTGTAACCTAA
- a CDS encoding sodium-translocating pyrophosphatase: MKKPFNVTWLARAVSVLGGLGVLLQAPNAFASEADLILPDLHSGLFFGGIPGDTLLMWGLAICLFGMLFGVVQYMGIRKLPVHNAMREISELIYETCKTYLITQGKFILVLWVLIGAIIVAYFGWLSHMETIKVVFILVASLIGILGSYTVAWFGMRINTFANSRTAFASLGGKPFPTYAIPLRAGMSIGMLLISIELFVMLCILLFVPADFAGPCFIGFAIGESLGASVLRIAGGIFTKIADIGSDLMKIVFKIKEDDARNPGVIADCAGDNAGDSVGPTADGFETYGVTGVALISFILLAIKAPEVQVMLLVWIFAMRLVMILASAVSYWVNAAIARMRFSNADEMNFETPLITLVWLTSVVSIVLTYIASWYLISNLGDGTMWWKLASIITCGTIAGALIPELVNRFTSTECAHVRNVVQCTKEGGAALNILAGLVAGNFSAYWMGLAIVGLMGAAYGLSTLGITTLGLTPELIASQGLLTVGIDKVIMLAPSVFAFGLVAFGFLSMGPVTIAVDSYGPVTDNAQSVYELSLIENVSAKEIESEFGFKPDFTNAKRYLEANDGAGNTFKATAKPVLIGTAVVGSTTMIFSIIMILTNGLADVSAIAKLSILSPPFLLGLMMGGAVIYWFTGASMNAVTTGAYFAVEFIKKNIKLDASVEKASIEDSKKVVEICTKFAQKGMINIFLTIFFTTLAFACLDSFFFIGYLISIALFGLYQAIFMANAGGAWDNAKKLVETELNAKGTELHDASIVGDTVGDPFKDTSSVALNPIIKFTTLFGLLAIELAIKLPSQLAVSLAAIFFLLSLVFVHRSFFSMRIKVDEH, from the coding sequence ATGAAAAAACCGTTCAATGTAACATGGTTGGCCAGAGCTGTATCAGTTCTGGGAGGCCTTGGTGTGTTGCTGCAGGCCCCGAATGCCTTTGCCAGCGAGGCAGATTTGATCCTGCCTGATTTACACTCAGGTCTTTTTTTTGGTGGAATACCTGGTGACACCCTTTTGATGTGGGGTCTTGCTATCTGCCTCTTCGGTATGCTCTTCGGTGTAGTACAGTACATGGGTATCCGCAAACTCCCTGTTCACAATGCAATGCGCGAGATCAGCGAACTGATCTACGAAACCTGTAAAACCTATCTGATTACGCAGGGCAAATTCATTCTTGTTCTCTGGGTTCTTATCGGTGCCATTATTGTCGCCTACTTCGGCTGGCTGAGCCACATGGAGACAATAAAGGTTGTTTTCATTCTTGTTGCAAGTCTTATCGGTATTCTCGGAAGCTACACTGTTGCCTGGTTCGGCATGAGGATCAACACCTTTGCAAACTCAAGAACGGCATTTGCCAGTCTTGGTGGCAAACCCTTCCCGACCTATGCCATTCCGCTTCGGGCAGGTATGAGTATCGGTATGCTGCTCATCAGCATTGAGCTGTTTGTCATGCTTTGTATTCTTCTTTTTGTTCCTGCCGATTTTGCTGGACCTTGCTTTATCGGCTTTGCTATCGGTGAATCTCTCGGTGCTTCGGTGCTTCGTATTGCTGGTGGTATCTTCACCAAGATTGCCGACATCGGTTCCGATCTCATGAAGATTGTCTTTAAGATCAAGGAGGATGATGCCCGTAACCCTGGCGTTATTGCTGACTGTGCCGGTGACAATGCCGGTGACTCGGTTGGACCTACGGCTGATGGTTTTGAAACCTACGGTGTTACCGGTGTTGCCCTCATCTCCTTTATTCTTCTTGCCATCAAGGCACCTGAAGTTCAGGTCATGTTGCTTGTCTGGATATTCGCCATGCGGCTTGTGATGATTCTCGCCAGCGCGGTCTCCTACTGGGTCAATGCAGCTATTGCCAGAATGAGATTCAGCAATGCCGACGAGATGAACTTTGAGACCCCGCTGATCACGCTGGTGTGGCTTACCTCCGTTGTCTCGATTGTGCTTACCTACATCGCATCCTGGTACCTGATCAGCAATCTTGGTGATGGCACCATGTGGTGGAAGCTCGCATCAATCATCACCTGCGGAACCATTGCCGGTGCTCTTATTCCTGAACTGGTGAACCGCTTTACCTCAACAGAGTGTGCCCACGTCCGCAACGTTGTGCAGTGCACCAAAGAGGGTGGAGCTGCCCTGAACATTCTCGCAGGTCTTGTTGCCGGTAACTTCAGCGCTTACTGGATGGGCCTTGCCATTGTCGGCCTTATGGGTGCAGCCTATGGCCTCAGCACCCTTGGCATCACTACTCTTGGCCTTACTCCCGAGCTTATTGCCTCGCAGGGGCTCCTGACTGTTGGCATCGATAAGGTGATCATGCTTGCACCTTCTGTTTTTGCTTTCGGTCTGGTTGCCTTCGGCTTCCTGAGCATGGGCCCGGTCACCATCGCAGTTGACTCCTACGGTCCGGTTACCGACAACGCACAGTCGGTCTATGAGCTTTCATTGATCGAAAATGTTTCGGCCAAAGAGATTGAGAGTGAGTTTGGTTTCAAGCCGGACTTTACCAATGCAAAACGCTACCTTGAAGCCAACGATGGTGCAGGTAACACCTTCAAGGCAACAGCCAAGCCGGTGCTTATCGGTACTGCTGTGGTCGGCTCGACCACGATGATCTTCTCAATCATCATGATTCTTACCAACGGTCTTGCTGATGTTTCGGCAATCGCCAAACTCTCCATTCTGTCGCCGCCATTCCTGCTCGGTCTTATGATGGGTGGCGCGGTGATCTACTGGTTTACCGGTGCCTCAATGAATGCGGTGACTACAGGCGCTTACTTCGCCGTTGAATTCATCAAGAAGAACATCAAGCTTGATGCCTCCGTTGAAAAAGCATCTATTGAGGACAGCAAGAAGGTGGTCGAAATCTGTACGAAGTTTGCGCAGAAGGGCATGATCAACATCTTCCTGACCATCTTTTTCACGACGCTTGCCTTTGCCTGTCTTGATTCATTCTTCTTTATTGGCTACCTGATCTCCATTGCTCTTTTCGGTCTCTACCAGGCTATCTTTATGGCCAATGCTGGCGGTGCGTGGGACAATGCGAAGAAGCTTGTTGAAACCGAGCTCAACGCCAAAGGTACCGAGTTGCATGATGCATCAATTGTCGGTGATACGGTCGGCGATCCGTTCAAGGACACCTCTTCGGTTGCTCTGAACCCGATCATCAAGTTCACCACGCTTTTCGGTCTGCTTGCCATCGAGCTTGCCATCAAGCTTCCTTCGCAGCTTGCCGTCAGTCTTGCAGCGATTTTCTTCCTGCTTTCGCTGGTTTTTGTCCATCGCTCCTTCTTCTCCATGAGAATCAAGGTCGACGAACACTAA